The following is a genomic window from Ictalurus furcatus strain D&B chromosome 14, Billie_1.0, whole genome shotgun sequence.
CTTAGACTGTGTTCCAAGACagatactactgtactaaataataTTTCAGTACACCAGTGATGTCAGTTTGGATGCAGCCCCGAGTTCTCTATGAATgtgtattacttttttttttttagacagacACAGCACAACTCTTGCAATAACAGTTTATTGGAGAAGGTGAAATTCACAACATTTACATCAAGCACGTCAAATTGAACAGCAGCTTTATACCACATAACATTTACCCCTACACTGATATACACTGAGGAGGTGAAAGAcacatttctctctgtttcagGCCATTTCTTTTATACGTGTAGCTCTTAGTGATATTTCTTTTAGTTTAGATGTAGTACATTACCAATTTAACACTAGTTCATGTTGACCTTGAGAACAAATCTATAAACATCTtgcacaaacatttaataaaggtCTTTTTGATAGAGTTGGGCTAGTGTATATCTGAGCTTAATTTCTAGAATCAATAATGATGGACTAGagattcatattttaagtcatttcagtttatttgtGCACTTTTACATATACATTAACATCAAGTGCTCAAGATGGGCATTACATCAATCATCAATTAACTTCCATAGGTATTCCATAGGTTTGTAACTGGAGCTATTTACCTACTATTAGCATAGACAGAGCCATCAGTAACCAGTTAcaacatggtttttttttatctccaccAGAATCCCAGAAGCTCTGGGTCAATTTTTTAATCAGTGAATGAGGTTGGGCTTATATAggccttatatatatatacagagttTTTTAAGATACAGATGATTCTTataatgtttattcattaattccaaatatttagtccaaaacggttcattttaaataatgcattgtCAACTAAATAacctatttaaaacaaataaagaagagAGCCAGAGGGAACATCACAAGTTTATGATgttgatatatgatatatgataatATTAAATTTGTGACACCTTGTGCTGGTCAGTGTCTCCGAGGCTGTGAGGCGACTGTTGCGTAGGTCACACTGTCCGAATCTGATGCTGTGTTTTTCTTAGCAGCTGCTCTGGACCTTCTTTTGTGCTGGATGCTGGCATAATGAATATTTTCTTcctgtaaagagagagagggaggaccATCGCATTACACCATGAAACAACTGCCCTTCCATTTCTCCCCCAAACAGTGAAAACCAACACAACTGAATCCCTAAATATATGACGTTGTACAGATACACATCTATATTGAGTATATTATGAGGCTAGTTTTGTGAAGTTAGCGTGCACTGTGTCATGACCTGAACTGTCCTGTGTAGTGAGAATAAAAAGTGAAGCTATTTATGATTGATTAAAATtcagttatatatttatttacagtttatttaaagtatttttaaaatgcagctaTATAATTGCATGATGTAACTGATGCTGAAGTTCACTCTGTCCTTGGCACCATAACATTATAGGCTCTCTAATATTCAAATACAGTAGCATGCTAAatctataattaaaatatattaaaatgcatttttaaagaaatttgaAAGTAACCTGCATCACCCCCTGTTTTGTCTCTTCCTTTGAAGtgaggctttttttaaaaaataattaaacagctaaatttcattttaaccTTTACGGAGAAATGCAGATtagattaatatgcaaatgtacACTCCTGAATCCTACATGTGTGTTCCTTTCCCTGGTAAATTGGTATAAAATGAACTACATGTGCACATTAGACTACGGCAAGCACTTATTAAACACTAACCCATAATGAGATGTATAGCTTCTTACGTTTCTTAAaacaatacattaaaaaaaaaaaacttttagaaAGGCACTtttactctatttttttttcttttttaaacaaaagttgaTATATAAACAGTGATGAATAAACctgtaataaaatgtctttggtACCTTTTCAGTGGAATCTGTGGTGTTACTGCAGCTGTTGCCTGACAATGCTGACTTTCCTGAAATGGAAAAgaatttaatttgttaaaaaaaaaatatgatacatacaaaaaaaatgtaactaaaactTTAAGATAACAAAATTCAGACTATTTTTATTGGTTCATAGTTCAGTATTAGTTTACGTAGTTTACCAAACACAAAGTTCTGTGAGAATAGAATGCTGTGAGTCACTGAACTtgtttataaagcacatttaaaacagcagagctgaccaaagtgcttcaCAACCAGAAATTCAAAGAACAgtaaaatgacacacacagcactacaaACGCCAACAGAAACTGCATATACAAAGTGTGATCAATATCAGAACACACATCTCAAGTACTCAGGGTTTCCCAATTCAAAtgccaaattaaaaaaaatgtgttttcagcTGAGACTTAAAAATTTCCACTGATGGGGCCAAGCAAATATAAAGGGAGATCATTCCATAATTTAGGAGCAAGTACAGAGAATTCCCGATCACTCTTTGACTTGCTTAGACCAAGGTACAGCCAACAACATCTGATTTGTAGACCTCAAAGGCCTTGATTAAATATAAAGGCTTAGGAGGTCTGTGATATAATGTGGAGCCAAGTGATGTACTGCTTTAAAAACAAGTAATCGAATCTTTAAATCAATCCTGAATTGAACCGACAGCCAGTGAAGAGATTATAGCACATGAGTAAAATGCAGCATTCTGCACAAGCTGTAGTTGGGACAGTTTCCACTAAGTCCTGCATAAAGAGAGTTACCATAGTCCAATCTAgatgtaataaaagcatgaacaatTATCTCTAAATTTTTCAAACTAAAAAAAGGTTGTAGCTTAGAAATCATCCTAAGCTGATGGAAGCTACTTTTAACAACAGAATTGATCTGTTTATCAAAGCTAAGTGTTGAGTCAATTATCACACCAAGATTTCTCACACTGTCTTTCACAGTTATATAAAAGAGGAAGAATACGGGTTatcttctctgtgtgttttggtggACCAAATATAATCATCTCTGATTGTCAGACAATTTTCCACATCTTCTAAACAGTCCATAAGGGACTTTAGAGAAAGATCGTTCCCACTGTTTGACTCTTGTGCAATGCCTTTATACCattaatgcatatatatatatatatatatatatatatatatatatatatatatatatatatatatatatatatatgcacttgTATTGTATATTGCCACACTCATATTTCTGTCACTGGTCCATTAACTCCACTTTGCTTTGGATAATAAGATAAGAATCTAAGAGTTAATTCTGAGAAAATATCATTCTTAATGTATCAAAATGTTCTGTTAATTTAATCTCAAACAACTGGTAGAGTATTCAAAGgactaatattttttaaatagttcttTTACAGCTTATTGAAAAACTATGCCCAATTAAAAATGATCTGGATAAATAACTGCACCTTTGATTTtgcagcagaacacacacatgcagatgaTGTTTATTAGGATGGAGAccagacacacagacattatAATCCGGAGCGCTGCTCCTGTAGACTGCTGGGTATTTCGATCATCAGTTGAGTTACAAGACACATTATGTTGGTCAgctgaaatacacaaacacagagtgaCAGATATCAGTATAGTGCAGAGAAAAACCTCTTCTGTACGATTCAAAATGAACCACTCTGATTCACTCACTGACACTGCGATATAAAAACAGGCCGATATAACATTTATCCATTTTCCCTTTCAGAATTACACACAATGATTCAGCTGTTTAACTTGAACatgtattttacaaaaaaaaaaaaatcatagtagttttaattaaaatagtaACTCCTTTTTAAGTAatagtcatttttaataaaacattaaattaaaagcaatgtttttttttcccacatgtACTATATTTTAAATTTGCTCTCAATTTTCAGGGACTTTATTGTTGCCTTTAACCTTGCCCTGTTTCTttgaggtataaatatgaggttatACTTGTGTTATCAATCAGTAATCAGAAAACCAGCGGAATCTGAATGCAAAAGAGACATGGTCACTAACTTTCATAATTCTGGTAatacacagaaaaatacataaataatttgtttttgcaccgattatttataaacagtgatctgatcttcatttaCGTCACAATTGgacggctgtggatcaggtggtagagcgggttgtccactaatcgtagggttggcggttcgattcccggcccacgtgactccacatgccgaagtgtccttgggcaagacactgaacccagaGTTgttcccaatggcaagttagcgccttgcatggcagctctgctaccattggtgtgtgagtgtgtgagtgaatgggtaaatgagacacagtgtaaagcgctttggataaaagcactatataagtgcaaaccatttaaaattataaatgaacaCAATGTGACTAAACTAATAATATACAAACAGTAGATCTTCAAGTCTCTATTGAGCATGTTGAGTTATTATTCACAGTGCAggctggaaaaagtaagtgaacccttgaATTTAATAACTTGTAGATCCTGCTTTAGCAGCAGTAACCACCACCAAATATATCCTGTAGCTACTTATATAAGACTGGCATTGTGCAGAGGAATTTTGGACCATTCCTCTTTACAAAACAGTTTCAGTTTATCAATATTTTTGGGCTATCTTGATCAAGCAGTCCTCTTCAGGTCACACCACAGCATCACAATTGGGTTAAGATCAGGACTCTGACTTGACctttccaaaacatacattttcctctttttcagactttGTTTTGGACAGCAGTGGTTTCCTTCGTGGTGTACTTCCATtaacaccattgttgttcagtgttttcctgataGTGGACACATGAACTTTCAAAGTTTGGAAAGTtttctgcaggtcttttgctGTTACCCTTGGGTTCTTTTTCACTTCCTTTAGGATTGTCCATGGTGCTCTTGGTGTGGTTTTTGCAGGATGCCCATTCATAGGGAGAGTAGAACAGTCCTAAATGTCCTCCATTTATACTTGACAATTTGTCTTATTGTAGATTGATGAACACCCAGGTGTTTAGAAATGCTTTTCAGCCTTTTCCAGCTTTGTGCGTCTCTGTAATGTGTCTTTTACGGTCCTGTGAACGTTGATGGGATGGAGACATGGTTCACACTAATCAGATGTTCTCAAGAAGAACAGATTTGTCAGTAACCGGAATTTGTGTCTTTATTTAAAGGGTAAAGCACCTGTACACCCCACACCTCCAATCTCATCTCCTCAATTTAAACACCTGACTCCAGGTAGCTTTTTATTGACGTTGTTAACAGAGAGGTTCACTTACATTTTCCAGCCTGCACTGTGAATTATTACTCAGTATGCTCGATAAACACCTGAAAACTACTACTATATGTGTGTTATTAGTTTAGTCAAACTGTGTTTGTCTATAATTATGATTTAGAtaaagatcagatcacattatATCAGTAATCAATGCAAAAACCCTGGTAACTCCAAAGGGTTCACCATCAGGTGGAAACCTCCAAATTAAATAagagagtgagggggaaaaagagacCCTGATGATCAGAACTGGTAAAAAGCCTAAACATTTatgatttatgttttttattctaAAACCTTTATTACTCTCTTTACAGGTGATTGGTAGAATGTTGTGTTTGTCCATTAAAAAAgtgtaacaaatataaaaacaaatatataaatatgcataaagACAGCACCAGTCAGATTaaataaagtattggcacccaccTGTAAAGTTCAGTCTGGTGAGTTTCCCaaactgaatgtgtgttgttcTGTTTCGACCTCCACAGAAATACAATCCCAGATCTGTCTCTCTAACTCCAATAATCACTAAACTGACTGAACTGCTGCTTTCTGTTATATCAAAGTGACTCTCGTTCACATTATAACTGAGGGAAAAGGTTTTCTTCAGCTTAGATTTTTCAGCAGATATCAGCAGCTTCACCTCCTCAGATCTCAGTCGATACCATGATATCTCAGAATAATTAGTGATGTTACAGAGCAGGGTGATGTTCTCTCCAGGATGGACAGATAAATGATCAGTTGAAGCGATCTGAAGGAGACACGGTGTAAAGAAACCTGTAAGAATTCGACCACATTGAAAGAACAGATACATCAATCAGTGAGTCCACATTTAGAGACTGCTTCAGTTCAGAGTTTACTCAAAATCACAAGATTTGGTTTTAAACTGTTACACTGACATTAAAAACTGCTTTCAGATACATTTCTGTTAAAACTGTTATATGACTGCATACTATCCCTAGACATACTAACAGACTAATAATTTCAATAaagtccagcagaaatgtttaccagaaatgttcagaagaaatgttcaatagaaatgttcatCAGAAATTTTtagttcagaagaaatgttcaacagaaatgttcagcagaaatgttcagcagaaatgttcagcagaaatgttcaacagaaatgtttagttcagcagaaatgttcagcagaaatgttcagcagaaatgttcaacagaaatgtttagttcagcagaaatttttagcagaaatgtttagttcagcagaaatgtttagttcagcagaaatgtacagcagaaatgttcaataaaaatgaaactggaaaaaaaataaagtcctGAATACCAGTTACTCTAATGACAGTTATTTATAATTTACTCCTATCTGGTATTTTGCATATATAAACTCACCAAACAGCAGCTGTAGTGTAAAAAGATCCAGGAGATTGGCCATTTCTTGCTGAGATGCTACAGTGGCCTACAAGATAGTGATGTTTTTTAAATTGGCTTACTTGAAACCTCTCTGTTCCTACCGTGTGTCTTTAGTTCCTGTTTAGCTGCAAGCCTCTACATCCTGCTTTGTCAAGTGTCCAGTATGTGGCTGATCACTAGTCCTATTTTAATTCTCAGAAAGAGACCCAGCCTCTTTGGTACATTAATCAGTTTATCACTTTACTTAActagaaataaatttaaaatcaaCAAGTTAATCATTTTGCTTACTCTTGTGGTACAGTTGGGACAGAACAGTCATGTGACCAGAGAAATATAAGCAGGTGTAAAGACATTAGCACTGGTGTCCAAAGTTATTGTATGAAAAAAAGACTGATGGAAAAATTGTGCAAGAATAACAGTAAATCTTTGTGGGACACTGGCACACAGAAGCTCTCTTTACATGCAAACATGTTCAGCAATGTGAATGAATACATTCCATTTACAGATTCCAAATGAacagtttatactgtatgtattagcAACAAAGTCTCAcaaaaattcatacatttagtACTAAAGAACTAGCTAGCATATTTATAACCCTAGTATGAATTCTACCTGTTATTCACATTTATTGTACGATCACGTAGAGTATGCATATGACCAGTGGTGTTAGAAGGATTTATCACTGGGGGCTTCAGAGGAGCACAGCCCCAAGTAAATTTTGTCCTGGAAAAAGCTGTAGTTAATGTAGTGCACCAGGAGGTTTTCCAGAAAGCTGTTTGACCAAAGGTTAAATTTTAACATTGAACTCTTAAGTTGATTTACCTCGGCATGTCATATCCAGAGTTATCAATTCCAGAAGAGCTGATTAATATTTTGGTAATCAAGCTCAATCAGGTCACGATTACCTTTAAAAACCCATCTTCAATGGAGTACAGATAAAAGGATTCACCATGGGCGTGGCAGTGAATAAGAGATGCTTTATTCACTCCAGCTGAACAGCcacttataattaaaaaatacaagGTGGGAGAAACAcaaaccattttgaagctgagaaaagagagaaaatttaTCATTTATAGCCATtccacaaacattgggcatagtcaATACAACAATTAGGAATgacctgaaaaagaaataaaccactAGTGTAATTTGGAGGCGGGGCATGGACGAGTGCAGGTTTGTGAATGAGGGCGGAGCCGGAGAACGTGAGTGGTAAGGAATGTTCTCTGTTGCAGTGAGGCAAGGCGAGaataagagggagagagacacatgcCTCGAGAAAGAGAGATCCACCAGCATGACgcaaatgtgtttgtatgtgtgtgcatgcatgtgttaacaaagaaagaaaaagaacgatgaaaagcaggaaaagaaaaaaaggagccAAATAAAGAGCTGGGTTGACTCAAGCTTGCTTCCGCCTTCCTTCTCCTTGCCCGACCTTAAAGTTCATCACATGTACTAaaaaccagacatggaacaggtcaaacaaggaaaacaacagcagttgatgacagaaacattgtgcgagctgtgaagaaaaaccccaaaacaacagtaagtgacatcatcaacagcctccacagggcaggagtgaaggtatcacaatccattaTTTGAAGAAGAATTTGAGAGCAAAAATAGAGGCCAtatcacaagatgcaaaccattcaTCAGCAGTACGAATCAAAAGctagattggaattcacaaggaaatacagagatgagccacaaaagttctggaatcaAGATAAACCttttaccaaagtgatggaaagcgcagcatgtggaaaaagaaagaatctgCTCATAATCCAAAATATATGAGCtcgtctgtgaaacatggtggaggtagtgtcatggcttgggcttgcatggttgcttctggaacagactcactaatctttattgatgaaggaactcatgatggtagcagcagaatgaattgagacttttacagaaataatctgtctgacaatttacctcctgaagaggagacaaataacaactgaaaaaagctgtagtaaaagcctggaaaagtacCATAAAagaacaatttggtgatgtcagtgggtcactggcttgatgcacttattgcaagcaagggatatgcaaccaaatattaagtgttatttactttaagaccattacttttgctcacctaaaaattgggtggtctgccacaaaaCATGGtctgccatgttctaagttgttaaACATGTCTagaatgtaaatatcaggaaatgaaaactgaaattcagatctatcatctcatgttcatcttttgatctcaagcaCAAATGTCTTCAAAGTATAGCAAAAAATAGAACTTGTCATTCCAATACTTTATATGGAAGGACTgaatcattaaaacaaaacaaaaaaatatataaaagacaaTTTTGTAATTGGACTCATTTAAGGTCAGTGAGTCTTTTTGAAAGAAAAGACTCACTGTACAGAAGGAGGAACCCCCTGTAGCAGATCTAGATGGAGGTGCTGGGTAGAAGGACAGTTGGAGGCGAAATTTTGCAGCATGCGCGGAGGCCATAGTTGGCATGTTAGTCGGGATAATAAAGGGTTAAATAGATGGAGAGGCATGACTGATAGGCTGCTGCACGGGTGTCGAGGGAGCCAATCAGCACATAGATAGAGTTTCATGGTTGAATGAGACATTTCAGTTATGACATTTCAGTgttaaactgaactgaatttacCGGTATTTAACCGCATTTTTTCAGTCATTATCAGCAGTTACCTGTGTTGATAAGCCATTTGAGTATTTATTAGTAATTATTGGaaatttttatcatatttatcgGCCATTATGAGCATCTGCCATCGTTTGTCAGAAATGAAAGCGTATATTGGCCATTATCGCGTTTAGTATCCTTTGACAGCGTTTAGCagcaattattaacatttatcaaCATTACCACTGTTTAATTTCCTTTAATAGCATTTACCAGCATTTATCAGTGTTTACTGTCGTTCATCTGCATTTATCAGCATTTACCAGCATTTATCAGCGTTTACTGGTGATTATCTGCCATTATAAGCTGTTATTGGCATTTATCAGCGTTTACCATTGTTCACTGGGCTTTAGCCTTTGTGGGAAATAatcagaaaatacattttatattttcctgTTACCTATTTTATACTGCATATAATTCATTTTATAATACTGGTCTTTATGTAATTCAGAGAAGCGACTCTGAATTGTGGTCTACGTGTGAAGGACAACttgacatgaaaaaaaaagttcattattatcAAATGGCCTTAATTCCTAGGACTTAGAGCAGGGCATTTACATCACTATCAGAAGACGAGTagaacaaacacattaaatcACCTAGGCAGGCTCCAGTCCATCTGTCTAATAAAAGTAGTTTTTACAAAGTTATGCAGAGGATTACTTAAGATGagaaaaagtaaaaaccttGATAGATTAACAGGCAGAACTCACAGTACACGTGTAGGAGGTATGCATGTCGAATGTTGATAAGGAGGTCAGCCTGACCTAATGCTGTCACAGCGGCCTTGCGTGCTATAGATAACGAATGGTAAATGGGTGATATAAAGTGATGCAGAGACATCTAGTGGCAGTAAAGAGACTtagagtgagaaagacaaaTCAAAATTAACCAAATAGAGGGAGGAAATATGTCATGCCTTTggggtttttaagatcatgcaCTACTCTTCAGTGTTCACTCTTGAGACTGACCTCCTTTATTGCCTGGGCTTAGCTTTGTAATAAAGTTCTTTTGGTTTCCTTGATTTCCTTGCTTATCCTTGACCCTATGTGGCAGACGGGAAAAATTCCCCACAACAAATTAGGCGAGGCAGCCGGGAGGGCAATAATCCGGAGGAGTGGGACGGACTGGACTGCCTGGGCAGGGGAAGGACTGCTGGCCACCACAAGGAAAAGGGACagtacagacttttttttttaaatcaaattccGCATTAGTAGTGGTGATTCCCCTGCTTGTGTAGTCTGCCTGGTATACACTCTATTGGAACATGGTGACGCCCTTCTGCATTATAAGCAATGAACCGAAGATAAAAGACAATGGTGGGCAGACTGCATTGTAAAATAGGTTCATTATCTGTAGGCAGAGATGAGGAGCAGGAGTGATAAATAGCCTCACTGCCTGGAGTCAGGTGGTTAAAATTCCTGATGTTTGAAAACCATGAGCAGGTCAATAGTTTCTGCTCCAGTAAAGTTTTAATTTCGGTTTCACTCAGTGGGTAAAATTCATATTGTCttcattgtgtgttttatgttgatAATAGACAATGGTGAGCAGATTGTGGTGTAAAATAGGCTCATTATCTCTAGGCAGAATTGAGGAGTAGGAGTGATAAATAGCCTCACTGCCTGGACTCAGGTGTTTGAAATTCCTGAAGTCCGAAAAAAGCTCAATAGTTTCTACTCCAGGAAAGGCTTTATATTGGTTTTGCTCAGTGGGTAGAATTCATATTGTCTGCTTAAAATTCCCCATGGCAAATGCATTTGTCAATGTTTACCAGCATTTATCAGCCATATTGAGCCATTACCAGCATTTACGACCATTTATCAGCCATTGTCAGCGTTTACCAGTGTTTACCATTGTTTATCTGCATTCCTCTGCCATTATTGGCATTAGTAAGCCATTATTGGCATTTACCAGCATTTATCAGAAATGATTGttgttaagataagataaactttattgatcccacactgtgGAAATTCCCttgttacagcagctcagttacacacaacatataaaaaaatacacattaaatagaaatagaatagaaaaatgtctaaaaaaaaaaaattaaaaaaaaggactaGAAAAATAATGAGTAACattaatggtaatatgtacactatgaataCCTCATTGTATGTTCAGATgaataagaatatgaatatatacagatgagtaacaaatggaatattgcacagttcacagtagagggtgagcaacaaagagtaataaaggaataaatgttGATATTGCATAATATTTTGAACGTGTTGCCTGATGATGCAATCATTATCAGTCATTACCGCCATCAGTCGTAATCGGTCGTCACCAGCTTTTAGCAGCCTTTACCGGCATTACGAGCCATTAACAGCCATTCTCAGCTATTATTAGCATTTACCGTTGTTTATTGGCCTTTATCAGCAGATACGAGCATTTACCTTTATTTATAGTGTTTATGGCTGTTTAGTAGGGTTTATTAGCGTTCATCTGCATATATAGTGTTCATCAGCCATCAGCATTTATTGTGTTTACCAgtgttacggcccagtctaggttaggccacacagagtaaccagctcgggattcaattggattgatctttaaataagggaagccaggaataacaacacaaacaaggttgtgtgaaaaaggttgtggtataCTGTAACAGACAATcatatacatataactgtacaaattaaccaaaccaggcataacttcagggtgtgccaagaccaaaataataataaaaaaaagaattatattattaggtagctagcttacctaaaaggaaaagaaagaaaatacaaggaTACTTCCCTAGCTACCTAAgcaaaaaaacagagacaaaaggaccctctcccaaaagaaatgccagtcacacccctactgccagtgaaccaagtgaacatataTACAATAATGAAGAGAATACACAATAACAgatacagggacaaccaaactcaatGACAAAAAACCAGAACAGCTGTGAGAAAATAGCATACAAgcagcacaaccaaacacaatctctaaacaccaacacatgtaaccacctccaacatcccacaccaATCTCACTCCggcttcctctttaaatatggccaccattcagtgaggtcatcctgggaggtgggagcaaggcaggctagggcaggatggaaactctgggagggagttcagacctgcacacaaaatatgtcacagtacacaaaaacttcccatcccaagAAAGCGGGTTGTAACAACCAGTGATTTTGTCCTTTCTTTATGAGCCATTATCAGCGTTTTTCAGCATTTGTCAGCTATTATCAAGCATGATCTGTGTTTATCAGCATTTACAAGTAATGATCAGCATTTACCAGCCATTATCCACATTTATCAGCCGTTATCGGCATTTACCAGCCATAATCAGCGTTTAACAACTTTTACTGACGTTTATCACCTTTGTCAGCATTTATTGGCCATTATCGGCATTTAAAAGCCATTATGACTGTTTACCAGCTGTTATAGGCATTTACCGCGATTATCAGCTTTTACTCACCATTATCAGCGTTTATTGGCTGTTATCACATTTACCGGCATTTACCAGTGCTTA
Proteins encoded in this region:
- the LOC128618007 gene encoding uncharacterized protein LOC128618007; protein product: MHTSYTCTATVASQQEMANLLDLFTLQLLFGFFTPCLLQIASTDHLSVHPGENITLLCNITNYSEISWYRLRSEEVKLLISAEKSKLKKTFSLSYNVNESHFDITESSSSVSLVIIGVRETDLGLYFCGGRNRTTHIQFGKLTRLNFTADQHNVSCNSTDDRNTQQSTGAALRIIMSVCLVSILINIICMCVFCCKIKGKSALSGNSCSNTTDSTEKEENIHYASIQHKRRSRAAAKKNTASDSDSVTYATVASQPRRH